Within Desulfobacter sp., the genomic segment CATGGCCCATGTTGTGGGTGATCATAAGGGAAGTCAGCTGCCCCTCCTCAATGAACCGGGTGGTCTGTTCCATGACCATGGCGGCATTCCTGGGATCCAGGGCCGCGGTATGCTCGTCCAGCATGAGGATATCCGGTTTGGACATCACCGTCATCAAAAGGGTCAGGGCCTGGCGCTGGCCGCCGGAGAGGGAGGAAACGTTTTCCTTCATCCGGTCTTCCAGCCCCATATTCAAACAGCGGACCTCATCTTTAAACCGCTCCCGCATGGCCCGGTTCAGACTGATCCAGGGCCATTTAAATCCCTTTTGGGAGGTGATCATCATATTGTCCTCCAGGGTCATGTTGGAGGCGGTGCCGGCCAGGGGATCCTGGAATATCCGGCCGATATATGCCGCCCGCTTGTACTCGGGCAGGCCGGTGACATCCTTTCCCTTGATAAAAATATTTCCCAGGCTGGGGGAAAGGGCCCCGGAAATCAGGTTGAACAGGGTGGTCTTGCCGGCCCCGTTGGATCCGATGATGGTGAGGAAATCCCCGGGTTCCAGTTTAAGGTTCAGGTCCCTGATGACGGTTTTCTCCCCCGGTGTGCCCGGATGGAAGGTCTTGGATATGTTCTTGAGTTCAATCATGCGCCCCCCTTCTGCTGTATGCGTTTGAAATTGGCCACGGCCAGGGAGACGATGATCAGCAGGCCGGTGATGAGTTTCAGGTCGTTGGGGGTCATGTTGATGTAATAGCCGTAATACCGGCCCAGGTACATGATGCCCTTGAAAAGAATGGCTCCCAGAATCACCCTCAGGGTGAGAATGGAAATCCGGTTGGATTTGAGCAAAAATTCACCCAGCATCACCGAGGCCAGGCCCGAGACCACGATACCCTGGCCCAGGTTGACGTCGGCAAAGCCCTGGTACTGTGCGGCAAAGGCCCCGGACAGGGCAACCAGTCCGTTGGAGATGCCCACGCCGATGAGCTTGAGGGTGGCCGGGTTCACCCCCTGGACCCGGACCATCTGCTCGTTGTTGCCCAGGGCCCCGAAAACCAGGCCCATATCCGTTAAAAAAAACAGGTCCAGGAGAAATTTGATGGCCAGGACCACCAGGATAAAAAAGATCAGGGAGGCGTATTCAGGGGCCATAACCCCCTGGGCCAGTCCGTGGACCTTGGTCAGCAGGGTGTCAATGCGCAGCAGCGGCAGGTTGGCCTTGTTGGAGAGGATCCGGATATTCACCGAATAAAGCATGGTCATGGTCAAAATCCCGGCCAGCAGGTGGGGGACCTTGAGCTTGTTGTGAATGGCGGCCGTGATGAATCCGGCCAGCAGCCCGCCGGCAAAAGCCAGAACCAGGCAGGTGACAGGGCTGATTCCCTGGTGGAGGCCGGCGGCCATGATCACCGCCCCCATGGGAAAGGAGCCGTCAACGGTGAGGTCGGGGAAATCCAGTACCCTGAAGGTAAAAAACACCCCCAGGGCCATGATGGCGTAAATCAGCCCTTCTACAAAAATTCCTTCTATCATTTTTCGCAGCTTTTATATTGAGACGCGGCAGGCCCTTATCCGGCCCGCCGCCGAAAGGTTACTATTTGGACGTGAGCTTGCCGTTTTCGATGATCTTATTGGCGGTTTCCACAATCGTTTCAGGAATGACCAGCCCCAGTTTGGCGGCCACATCCAGATTGATGAGCAGGTCCACGTCGGAGGGGTCTGTCATATAAATGGTGGGGATTTCTTCAGGTTTGGCGCCGTTGATGATATCGGCGGCCACCCGGCCTGTCACCCGCCCCATTTTATAGTAGTCGAATCCCCAGGCCGCCAGCACATCGTTGCTCTCTGCGGAACTGGGGTCGGCGGACATCACCGGAATCTTATGCTTCATGGCCACGGCGGTGACGGCGGCCAGGGCGGAGAACACCGTATTGTCGTTGCTCAGGTAGATCCCGTCCACCCTGGGGGCGATGGTCTGAACAGCCTGTTTCACCTCGGCGGAGTTGGTCACCGTGGTTTCAACGAATTTAATCCCCAGCTCCTTGCAGACCGCCTTGGCAATCCCGGCCAGGGCAACGGCATTGGCTTCGCCGGAGCAGTAGACATGGCCCAGGGTTTTGATGGGCTTGATCCGGTTGAGCAGCATGATCTGCTCCTTTACCGGGGTCATGTCCGAGGTGCCGGTCACGCCCTTTTCCCCGTGCTTCACGGATCTCACCAGCCCCGCCCCTTCAGGGTCGGTCACGGCGCAGAAGAGCACGGGCCGGTTCTTGATGGTATTCACCAGGGCCTGGGCCGTGGGGGTGGCGATGCCCACGGCAATATCCACCTTTTCCGCCTTGAATTTCTGTGCGATGGAGGCGGCCGTGGACATCTCTCCGTTGGCGTTCTGCAGGTCGAACCGGGCATTGGGAAAGGTTTCCTTCACCCCGTCCTGAACCCCCTGTTCCAGGGCATCCAGGGCCGGGTGGGCCACAATCTTTGAAATGCCGATATATACCTGTTTTTCAGCCTGCACAGGGGACAAACACATGGCTGCGGACAAAAGGACGGCCGCCGCTGTCAGCATTATTTTTTTCATCAGGACAATTATCCTCCTCAGATTATTAAGCAATCACTGTATATTTCTATGTACAATAACAGGCGTATTCTATACGGCCCATATAAAAATGCAAGCCATAATTTGACCACCATAGCCAGAGAGGCATAGCTGTATCCTTTTGATACAAACATTTCTGTCCCATGAAACATCTCCTTAACGCTGTCTCTTTTCCAAAAAGCATGGTATTTTAATTAATACCCGCCCGGGATTCTATCCAAGCTCACGGAATAGAATTATTGGCATATAATGTGCAGAACCATTTGAATTATTTATTTTAATTTAATACAGGTCAAACGATCGTAAAAAAATGGGGGCATTATGGTTTCAAAATGGATGGGAAATCTGTCAATCGGAAAAAAATTAATCGGCAGTTTTATGTTCGTATCCCTGATTGTGGTGTTGGTCGGCGGCATCGGCTTTATACGGATATCTAGCACCATTTTCCAGGTGACCGACATGGTCGAAGATGATATCCGATTTCTTGAAAAAGCGGAGGAACTGAAAATCCTCGCACTGCAGCACCGGCGATACGAAAAGGATTTTTTCCTGAATATCGGAAAAAAAGAGAAACAAAACGGATACATAAAAAAATTCCAAGGTGTTGAGAAAAAAACCTCCGCCCTTATTGATGAAATGGACAGGATGGCCAAAACCGATCCCCACCTTTCCGATGAAATAAAGAAAGCCGTCCTGGATGCCCAGGCATCGTATACAAAATATGCAACAGGATTTTTAGGGCTGACAAA encodes:
- a CDS encoding ABC transporter permease, producing MIEGIFVEGLIYAIMALGVFFTFRVLDFPDLTVDGSFPMGAVIMAAGLHQGISPVTCLVLAFAGGLLAGFITAAIHNKLKVPHLLAGILTMTMLYSVNIRILSNKANLPLLRIDTLLTKVHGLAQGVMAPEYASLIFFILVVLAIKFLLDLFFLTDMGLVFGALGNNEQMVRVQGVNPATLKLIGVGISNGLVALSGAFAAQYQGFADVNLGQGIVVSGLASVMLGEFLLKSNRISILTLRVILGAILFKGIMYLGRYYGYYINMTPNDLKLITGLLIIVSLAVANFKRIQQKGGA
- a CDS encoding ATP-binding cassette domain-containing protein, which translates into the protein MIELKNISKTFHPGTPGEKTVIRDLNLKLEPGDFLTIIGSNGAGKTTLFNLISGALSPSLGNIFIKGKDVTGLPEYKRAAYIGRIFQDPLAGTASNMTLEDNMMITSQKGFKWPWISLNRAMRERFKDEVRCLNMGLEDRMKENVSSLSGGQRQALTLLMTVMSKPDILMLDEHTAALDPRNAAMVMEQTTRFIEEGQLTSLMITHNMGHAIEFGNRLIMMDGGQIIIDVRGEEKKKLTKDRLIRMFTEIKKQEFETDEVLLTP
- a CDS encoding ABC transporter substrate-binding protein — encoded protein: MKKIMLTAAAVLLSAAMCLSPVQAEKQVYIGISKIVAHPALDALEQGVQDGVKETFPNARFDLQNANGEMSTAASIAQKFKAEKVDIAVGIATPTAQALVNTIKNRPVLFCAVTDPEGAGLVRSVKHGEKGVTGTSDMTPVKEQIMLLNRIKPIKTLGHVYCSGEANAVALAGIAKAVCKELGIKFVETTVTNSAEVKQAVQTIAPRVDGIYLSNDNTVFSALAAVTAVAMKHKIPVMSADPSSAESNDVLAAWGFDYYKMGRVTGRVAADIINGAKPEEIPTIYMTDPSDVDLLINLDVAAKLGLVIPETIVETANKIIENGKLTSK